Below is a window of Aerosakkonema funiforme FACHB-1375 DNA.
TTGGCGCTGTTGCGCCAGAGCGGTCAGCAGGATAAGAATTTTGATGGGGTACCTTTGTTTATTGCCAGAGGTGGGCCAGACAAAGGATACATCACCATGCAGGTTCCAGAAATGGGCGAACAGCAGATTATTCCGGTATTTTTCAGCAAGGAAGATGCCCAGAATATGCTGAATCAGTTTAAGCAACAAAATCCCCAACAAGCTTCTAATGCTGATATTCAGGTGGTGAATTTGGAAGGGGTGATTCAGACTTTGTTGAGCAAGAATGACCCCTGGCTAAACCAATTAATGTTGGTTCCCCCTCCGGAGGCTAGACAATTTTTGCGATCGCTCCAACAACAATCTTCCCCCCAAAATCAAAATCGTCCCGCTAATCGGGGAAATAGTGCGCCTGCTCGCAACAATAATCAATCGGCACCTGCAAATAGACAGCAAAATCGCTAATTTGTCAAGGGCGATCTGTGAGATGCGAGTAGTCATTTAGCGATGGCGGACGATCGAAGTGTTTCGGGTTTAGAACTGTGGCGGTGGCGTCAGAATGCTT
It encodes the following:
- a CDS encoding Tic22 family protein, with product MKSIFRWGATLGLIGSTLLSTLFVDNLRALALTQEEIVQKLRPIPVFIVANPQSGELLVGRVNNQQGGNGANAQNNVSVARIFVSQQDAQAFLNKLRTERPELGRNMQVIPRSLGELYQRAQENKNQSERLVFDVVPVQQQVDSALALLRQSGQQDKNFDGVPLFIARGGPDKGYITMQVPEMGEQQIIPVFFSKEDAQNMLNQFKQQNPQQASNADIQVVNLEGVIQTLLSKNDPWLNQLMLVPPPEARQFLRSLQQQSSPQNQNRPANRGNSAPARNNNQSAPANRQQNR